The Thermodesulfobacteriota bacterium genome includes a region encoding these proteins:
- a CDS encoding site-specific DNA-methyltransferase, producing MARTKKHSPTKVESIRHKDKRKNIPTEELRDFVADEERSPKTMLYPRDPSLDPQLVWKGKDEQDRENLAVPVVPIYIQEKIHPQAIIDALPRIERSGDKQINLFADFNGGPADFDKKVDFYHHEQNWSNRLILGDSLLVMTSLAEKEGLKGKVQTIYLDPPYGIKFGSNWQVSTRKRDVKDGKAEDATRQPEQVRAFRDTWKLGIHSYLAYLRDRLVVARDLLTETGSVFVQIGDENVHLVRCVMDEVFGSENFVVSFIVKKKGGTTPTDPVNDYLLWACKSRESVKVRLTYERRKTPGDGSKFTTLLLPDGTRRSTSELSEEDIETLCKAGARFARVDWPLVSQDPSERSRDFDWGGESYPCAAGRHWTYDPDEQMLRLAMANRLNLETKRVSGIVFWDDWPYEVRSNLWDDTGAQQGLVYVVQTPTKVIERCLLMTTDPGDLVLDPTCGSGTTAYVAEQWGRRWITCDTSRVALALARTRLMSAKYPYYLLADSPEGINKETELTGKRPPDYKTEGDIKKGFVYKRVPHVTLKSIANNPDIKEGMTRQQIDAAIARYADTETLYDQPYEDNKRVRVCGPFSVESLSPHRVLSTADENQDGTVTEQEARKQQDFATMILDNLKKAGVQNTRKGERLSFDRLDPYAGAWLHAAGEYTEADGKTRRVAVSIGPEHGTVGPQQVKEAAKAAVQGVGYDMLVVCGFAFDPHVAEEVKRYGKLTVLPTKMNPDLAMGDELLKKTGAGNLFMVFGEPDVKITKQKDGQIVAEIKGVDVYDPTTGQIRSGRAIDEKTGKILHDSRDDVACWFIDTDYNGESFFVRHAYFTGAEEPYDKLKRALRADIDEAAWTSLYSTVSRPFAKPQTGKIAVKVINHYGDEVLKVFEVG from the coding sequence ATGGCAAGAACAAAAAAACACTCCCCGACGAAAGTCGAATCCATCCGCCACAAGGACAAACGCAAGAACATCCCTACCGAGGAACTGCGCGACTTCGTGGCCGACGAAGAACGCTCCCCCAAGACCATGCTCTACCCGCGCGATCCGTCGCTCGATCCGCAACTGGTCTGGAAGGGCAAGGACGAGCAGGACCGCGAAAACCTCGCCGTCCCCGTCGTGCCGATCTACATCCAGGAAAAGATTCACCCCCAGGCCATCATCGACGCGCTGCCGCGCATCGAACGGTCCGGCGACAAGCAGATAAACCTCTTCGCCGACTTCAACGGCGGGCCGGCCGACTTCGACAAGAAAGTCGACTTCTACCACCACGAGCAGAACTGGTCCAACCGTCTCATTCTCGGCGATTCGCTGTTGGTGATGACCTCACTGGCCGAGAAGGAAGGGCTCAAGGGCAAGGTGCAGACCATCTACCTCGACCCGCCCTACGGCATCAAGTTCGGCTCCAACTGGCAGGTGAGCACCCGCAAGCGCGATGTGAAGGACGGCAAGGCCGAGGACGCCACCCGCCAGCCCGAACAGGTACGCGCCTTCCGCGACACCTGGAAACTCGGCATCCACTCCTATCTGGCCTACCTGCGCGACCGGCTGGTCGTGGCCCGCGACCTGCTCACCGAAACGGGCAGCGTCTTTGTGCAGATTGGCGATGAGAACGTCCACTTGGTGCGCTGTGTGATGGATGAGGTGTTTGGGAGTGAGAACTTCGTCGTGAGCTTCATCGTAAAAAAGAAGGGCGGCACGACGCCCACCGATCCCGTGAATGATTACCTGCTCTGGGCGTGCAAAAGTCGTGAATCGGTGAAGGTCCGCCTTACCTACGAACGTAGAAAGACGCCGGGAGATGGATCGAAGTTCACAACGTTGCTACTCCCAGATGGAACCCGGCGCTCGACATCGGAACTGTCAGAAGAAGACATCGAAACTCTATGTAAAGCTGGTGCGCGGTTTGCACGCGTAGATTGGCCGCTCGTTAGCCAAGATCCATCTGAACGAAGTCGTGATTTTGATTGGGGAGGCGAGTCATATCCGTGCGCGGCAGGCCGACATTGGACTTACGACCCAGACGAACAAATGCTGAGACTCGCGATGGCGAACCGACTGAACCTTGAAACGAAACGTGTTTCTGGAATCGTTTTTTGGGATGATTGGCCCTACGAAGTCCGGTCAAACTTGTGGGACGACACAGGGGCACAGCAAGGACTAGTGTATGTCGTTCAAACGCCAACGAAAGTCATCGAGCGGTGCCTCCTGATGACCACCGACCCCGGCGACTTGGTGCTCGATCCGACCTGCGGCAGTGGCACCACCGCCTACGTCGCCGAGCAGTGGGGACGCCGCTGGATCACCTGCGACACAAGCCGCGTCGCCCTGGCCCTGGCGCGCACCCGCCTCATGTCCGCCAAGTATCCCTACTACCTGCTGGCCGACTCGCCCGAGGGGATCAATAAGGAAACGGAACTGACCGGCAAGAGGCCCCCCGATTACAAGACGGAAGGCGACATCAAGAAGGGCTTCGTTTACAAGCGCGTGCCCCACGTCACGCTTAAGTCCATCGCCAACAACCCGGACATCAAGGAAGGAATGACGCGGCAGCAGATCGACGCCGCCATCGCCCGCTACGCCGACACGGAAACGCTCTACGACCAGCCCTACGAGGACAACAAGCGGGTACGGGTGTGCGGCCCGTTCTCGGTGGAGAGCCTGTCGCCGCATCGCGTGCTGTCCACCGCCGACGAGAATCAGGACGGCACGGTGACCGAGCAGGAAGCCCGCAAGCAGCAGGACTTCGCCACCATGATCCTGGACAACCTCAAGAAGGCGGGCGTGCAGAACACCCGCAAGGGAGAACGGCTGAGTTTCGACCGGCTCGACCCCTACGCTGGAGCCTGGCTGCACGCCGCGGGCGAATACACCGAGGCCGACGGCAAGACCCGGCGCGTGGCCGTCTCCATTGGCCCCGAGCACGGCACCGTCGGCCCGCAGCAGGTGAAGGAAGCCGCCAAGGCAGCGGTGCAGGGCGTGGGCTACGACATGCTCGTTGTCTGCGGTTTCGCCTTCGACCCGCACGTCGCCGAAGAGGTGAAGCGCTACGGCAAGCTGACCGTGCTGCCCACCAAGATGAACCCCGACCTGGCGATGGGCGACGAACTGCTCAAGAAGACCGGCGCGGGCAACCTGTTCATGGTCTTCGGCGAACCGGACGTGAAAATCACGAAGCAGAAGGACGGGCAGATCGTCGCTGAGATCAAGGGCGTGGATGTTTACGACCCGACTACCGGGCAGATTCGCAGCGGACGGGCGATCGACGAGAAGACGGGCAAGATTCTACACGACTCGCGCGATGACGTAGCCTGCTGGTTCATCGACACGGACTACAACGGCGAGAGCTTCTTCGTGCGTCACGCCTACTTCACCGGCGCCGAAGAACCCTATGACAAACTCAAGCGCGCGCTGCGAGCGGACATCGATGAAGCCGCTTGGACCAGTCTCTACAGCACAGTAAGCCGGCCGTTCGCGAAACCGCAGACAGGCAAGATCGCCGTGAAGGTCATTAACCACTATGGCGATGAGGTGCTGAAGGTGTTTGAGGTGGGTTAA
- a CDS encoding phage Gp37/Gp68 family protein: protein MAVKSSIEWTESTWNPLTGCTKISPGCKHCYAERMARRLQAMGQPNYVNGFELTLHEDALEMPLHWKRPQRIFVNSMSDLFHEDVPDVFIFRAFDVMRRAFWHQFQVLTKRSDRLLDISPHLPWADNIWMGVSVENQKYTYRIEHLRQAGAKIKFLSLEPLLGPLRHLRLEGIDWVIVGGESGPKARPMQPAWVIEIRDQCLEAGVTFFFKQWGGVRKKNTGRELEGRTWDEMPQQGQLTPAAHAY from the coding sequence ATGGCAGTTAAGTCATCCATCGAGTGGACCGAATCAACCTGGAATCCGCTGACGGGCTGCACCAAGATCAGCCCGGGGTGCAAGCACTGCTATGCCGAACGCATGGCGCGGCGCTTGCAGGCAATGGGTCAGCCCAATTACGTCAACGGTTTCGAGCTGACCCTGCACGAAGATGCGCTGGAAATGCCGCTGCATTGGAAAAGGCCGCAGCGCATTTTCGTCAATTCCATGAGTGACCTTTTTCATGAGGATGTTCCCGATGTGTTTATTTTCAGGGCGTTTGACGTGATGCGCCGAGCTTTCTGGCATCAATTCCAAGTCCTCACCAAACGATCGGATCGATTATTGGACATCAGTCCGCATTTGCCCTGGGCGGACAACATCTGGATGGGCGTCAGCGTTGAGAACCAAAAGTACACATATCGCATTGAGCACCTGCGCCAGGCAGGGGCCAAAATCAAGTTTCTATCTCTCGAACCGTTGCTTGGCCCACTGCGCCATCTGCGTCTCGAAGGCATTGACTGGGTTATCGTTGGCGGCGAATCCGGTCCGAAAGCGCGACCGATGCAGCCGGCATGGGTGATCGAGATCCGTGACCAGTGCCTTGAAGCAGGCGTTACCTTTTTCTTCAAGCAATGGGGCGGCGTCCGCAAGAAAAATACGGGGCGGGAGCTAGAAGGACGGACATGGGATGAGATGCCACAACAGGGACAGCTAACGCCTGCAGCGCACGCTTATTGA
- a CDS encoding three-Cys-motif partner protein TcmP, with the protein MKSFKRDEIGYWSEVKLDIVRKYASAYSTIMNKQRSIIRNHIYIDAFAGAGRHVSKRTGEFVAGSPLNALAVTPPFNEFHLIDLHGGKAEELRRSVGDREDVFVYEEDANKCLLEQVFPRCRYEDYSRALCLLDPYKLNVDWQILQTAGQMRSIEIFYNFMIMDANMNVFWRNSEKVAASQIERMDKVWGDRSWREAAYRMTPTLFGDIEEKADNEAVAEAFRKRLQEVAGFKYVPNPMPMRNEKGAVVYYLFFASQNQTGARIVKNIFDKYRARGMR; encoded by the coding sequence ATGAAATCCTTCAAGCGCGATGAAATCGGCTACTGGTCGGAAGTGAAACTCGACATTGTTCGCAAGTATGCAAGTGCTTACTCGACGATTATGAATAAACAGCGTTCAATCATCAGGAACCACATCTATATAGACGCTTTTGCTGGGGCTGGGCGACACGTATCGAAGCGAACCGGCGAGTTTGTCGCAGGCAGCCCTCTCAATGCGCTCGCTGTTACGCCTCCTTTTAACGAGTTTCACCTGATCGACCTGCACGGCGGCAAGGCCGAGGAACTTCGCAGGTCGGTTGGCGACCGAGAGGACGTATTCGTTTACGAAGAAGACGCCAATAAATGTCTTCTTGAACAGGTCTTCCCCCGTTGCCGGTATGAGGACTACAGCAGAGCGTTATGCCTCCTTGACCCATACAAGCTAAATGTTGATTGGCAAATTCTCCAGACGGCCGGCCAGATGAGATCGATTGAGATCTTTTACAACTTCATGATTATGGATGCGAACATGAACGTCTTCTGGCGTAACTCAGAAAAAGTAGCCGCCAGTCAGATCGAGCGCATGGATAAAGTCTGGGGAGATCGGTCTTGGCGAGAAGCGGCATACCGCATGACACCGACACTGTTTGGCGACATAGAGGAGAAGGCGGATAATGAGGCGGTTGCGGAGGCTTTTCGGAAGCGCCTTCAGGAAGTCGCTGGATTCAAGTACGTTCCGAACCCGATGCCGATGCGAAACGAGAAAGGCGCGGTTGTGTACTACCTTTTCTTCGCTTCCCAAAATCAGACTGGAGCACGTATAGTTAAAAATATCTTCGACAAATACCGCGCCAGAGGGATGAGGTAA
- a CDS encoding DEAD/DEAH box helicase family protein: MSQVVIENPIINSPFNEPTRYFRFTDEGITNEVVDGRRISSYFVPIARPKKKGRQKSLFETEWTQDRIEENKLVNDIRRRVAMWRKGGYLGVTSTTARLIAYWTDPNREKKLFFCQNEALETAIYITEVAKKYGDTWIENAIREANDTLNPGLPRTAFKMATGSGKTVVMAMLIAWHTLNKRANPQDARFSDAFLIVTPGITIRDRLRVLLPNDPDNYYRQRDVVPAQLKDQLGQAKILITNFHAFGLREKVAAGKITKSILADGQPSPFTETPDQMVRRVCRELGNKKNIIVLNDEAHHCYRRKPDVEDEKLTGDDRLEAKQRDEEARVWISGIEAVKAKIGVKAIYDLSATPFFLRGSGYPEGTLFPWVVSDFSLIDSIEAGIVKVPRVPVADDSMTGDQPTYRDLWLRIREHLPRKGRKIDAVGGEPKLPVELQGALHSLYGNYEKYYRLWEQNAEARARGITPPVFIVVCNNCNVSKLVFDFIVGWEKQIGEQAIVQAGQLSIFRNDDGNGAWLDSPNTILVDSRQLESGEAMSADFKKIAAREIDEFKAEYRARFPGRDAENLTDEDLLREVMNTVGKAGKLGEHVKCVVSVSMLTEGWDANTVTHILGVRAFGTQLLCEQVVGRALRRMSYAANKSGHFDPEYAEVYGVPFSFIPCSGATKEPKPGPLPTRVRAIESRIACEINFPRLLGYRYDVAGERLTATFTAESHLALSTADIPTKVQLDPIVGESSTHTLDDLKRHRPNEVAFLLAKLTLEKYFRDDEGNDKPWLFPQLLGIAKRWLAECVTLKDNTFPQLLLLIQFAHDAADRIYKAIVASTDGTAALKPILRPYDTLGSTRYVDFDTTRPVFATRDDKCHISHVVADTDSWEQKMAEALENMPEVIRYVKNHNLSFTIPYTLNGEEKNYIPDFIACINDGHGTDDLLNLIVEVTGEKKKDKAAKVATARTLWVPAINNHGGFGRWAFVEIADPWDAQNVIRASCRIRELVA, encoded by the coding sequence ATGAGCCAGGTCGTCATCGAGAACCCGATCATCAACTCGCCCTTCAACGAGCCCACCCGCTACTTCAGGTTTACTGACGAGGGAATCACAAACGAGGTCGTGGATGGCCGCCGGATCAGCTCCTACTTCGTGCCGATCGCCCGTCCCAAGAAGAAGGGCAGGCAGAAGTCGCTCTTTGAGACCGAGTGGACGCAAGACCGCATCGAAGAGAACAAGCTCGTCAACGACATCCGTCGCCGCGTCGCCATGTGGCGCAAGGGTGGCTACCTCGGCGTGACGTCCACCACCGCGCGATTGATTGCCTACTGGACCGATCCCAACCGCGAGAAGAAACTCTTCTTCTGCCAGAACGAAGCCCTCGAAACCGCCATCTACATCACCGAGGTGGCAAAGAAATACGGCGATACTTGGATAGAGAACGCGATTCGCGAGGCGAACGACACATTGAACCCCGGCCTGCCGCGCACGGCCTTCAAGATGGCCACCGGATCCGGCAAGACCGTGGTCATGGCCATGCTCATTGCCTGGCACACGCTCAACAAGCGCGCCAATCCGCAGGATGCCCGCTTCTCCGATGCCTTCCTGATCGTCACGCCCGGCATCACCATCCGCGACCGGCTGCGCGTGCTACTGCCGAATGACCCCGATAACTACTACCGCCAGCGCGACGTCGTTCCGGCCCAGCTAAAGGACCAACTCGGGCAGGCCAAAATCCTCATCACCAACTTCCACGCCTTTGGGCTACGCGAGAAGGTCGCCGCCGGCAAGATCACGAAGTCGATTCTCGCCGATGGGCAGCCTAGCCCGTTCACCGAAACCCCCGACCAGATGGTCCGGCGCGTCTGCCGCGAACTGGGCAACAAGAAGAACATCATCGTCCTGAATGACGAGGCGCATCACTGCTACCGCCGCAAACCGGACGTCGAGGATGAAAAGCTCACTGGCGATGATCGCCTCGAAGCCAAGCAACGCGACGAAGAGGCCCGCGTCTGGATTTCCGGCATTGAGGCCGTGAAGGCCAAGATCGGTGTGAAGGCCATCTACGATCTTTCGGCCACGCCTTTCTTCCTGCGCGGTTCGGGCTACCCCGAAGGCACGCTCTTTCCGTGGGTGGTTTCCGACTTCTCACTAATCGACTCTATCGAGGCCGGTATCGTCAAGGTGCCTCGCGTGCCCGTCGCCGATGACTCGATGACCGGCGATCAGCCCACCTACCGCGATCTGTGGCTGCGCATCCGCGAACACCTGCCCAGAAAAGGACGCAAAATCGATGCGGTGGGCGGCGAACCGAAGCTCCCCGTCGAACTGCAAGGCGCGCTGCACAGCCTCTATGGCAACTACGAAAAATATTACCGCCTCTGGGAGCAGAACGCCGAGGCGCGTGCCCGCGGCATTACTCCGCCCGTCTTCATCGTCGTCTGCAACAACTGCAACGTCTCCAAATTAGTCTTCGATTTTATTGTCGGATGGGAAAAACAGATTGGCGAGCAGGCCATCGTTCAGGCCGGGCAACTGTCCATCTTCCGCAACGACGATGGCAACGGCGCCTGGCTGGACAGCCCGAACACCATTCTGGTAGACAGCCGGCAACTCGAATCCGGCGAGGCAATGAGTGCCGACTTCAAGAAGATCGCCGCCCGCGAGATCGACGAGTTCAAAGCCGAGTACCGCGCCCGCTTCCCCGGCCGCGATGCCGAGAACCTCACCGACGAAGACCTGCTCCGCGAAGTGATGAACACCGTCGGCAAGGCCGGCAAACTCGGCGAACACGTCAAGTGCGTGGTCAGCGTCTCGATGCTGACCGAGGGGTGGGACGCCAACACCGTCACCCACATCCTGGGCGTGCGCGCCTTCGGCACGCAACTGTTGTGCGAGCAGGTGGTCGGCCGCGCCCTGCGCCGCATGAGTTACGCCGCCAACAAGAGCGGCCATTTTGACCCCGAATACGCCGAGGTCTACGGCGTGCCGTTTTCCTTCATTCCGTGCAGCGGCGCAACCAAGGAACCCAAGCCCGGCCCGTTGCCCACGCGCGTCCGCGCCATCGAAAGCCGCATAGCCTGCGAGATCAACTTTCCCCGCCTGCTCGGCTACCGCTACGACGTGGCTGGCGAAAGGCTCACGGCGACCTTCACCGCCGAATCGCACCTGGCACTATCCACCGCGGATATCCCGACCAAGGTGCAGCTCGACCCCATCGTCGGCGAATCCAGCACCCATACCCTCGATGACCTCAAGCGCCACCGCCCCAACGAAGTCGCCTTCCTGCTGGCCAAACTGACGCTGGAGAAATACTTCCGCGACGACGAAGGCAACGACAAGCCCTGGCTCTTCCCGCAACTACTCGGCATCGCCAAACGCTGGCTTGCCGAATGCGTTACGCTCAAAGACAACACCTTCCCGCAACTGCTGCTTTTGATCCAGTTCGCGCACGACGCCGCCGACCGCATCTACAAGGCCATTGTCGCCTCGACCGACGGCACGGCCGCGCTCAAGCCCATCCTGCGCCCGTATGACACCCTCGGCTCCACCCGTTACGTGGATTTCGACACCACCCGGCCCGTCTTCGCCACCCGCGACGACAAATGCCACATCTCCCACGTCGTGGCCGATACCGACTCGTGGGAGCAGAAGATGGCCGAAGCCCTCGAAAACATGCCCGAGGTCATCCGCTACGTCAAGAACCACAACCTCAGCTTCACCATCCCCTACACGCTGAACGGCGAAGAAAAGAACTACATCCCCGACTTCATCGCCTGCATCAATGACGGCCACGGAACGGATGACCTCTTGAACCTGATCGTCGAAGTTACCGGCGAGAAGAAAAAAGACAAGGCCGCCAAGGTCGCCACGGCACGCACGCTGTGGGTGCCGGCCATCAATAACCACGGTGGTTTCGGGCGCTGGGCGTTTGTGGAAATTGCTGACCCGTGGGATGCGCAGAACGTGATTCGGGCCTCGTGCCGCATTCGAGAGTTGGTAGCATGA
- the yihA gene encoding ribosome biogenesis GTP-binding protein YihA/YsxC, producing MHVHSVDFLKSVYKLPQLPDADRPEVAFAGRSNVGKSSFINTLVGRKKLAQTSKDPGRTQSINFYLLNNAFYFVDLPGYGYAQVPISVRKNWRGLIEGYLTERATLKAVVVIFDIRRLPNEEDLSLLSWFESHRIPYLIVLSKADKLSGNKKREQISRIGQLLSVKAEDMIPFSSLTGAGKEATWERLDELLSPVPLSV from the coding sequence ATGCATGTCCATTCTGTTGATTTTCTGAAAAGTGTCTATAAGTTACCCCAGCTACCGGACGCGGACCGCCCTGAGGTGGCCTTCGCGGGACGGTCTAACGTCGGCAAATCCTCATTTATAAACACCCTGGTAGGCCGGAAAAAACTGGCCCAGACCAGCAAGGACCCCGGCCGCACACAATCCATCAACTTTTATCTTCTGAACAACGCCTTTTATTTTGTTGACTTACCCGGTTATGGCTACGCCCAGGTACCTATCTCTGTAAGGAAAAATTGGAGGGGCTTAATCGAGGGGTATCTTACGGAAAGGGCAACTCTGAAGGCAGTGGTAGTCATCTTCGATATCCGGAGGCTGCCCAATGAGGAAGACCTCTCTCTGCTTTCCTGGTTTGAATCGCACCGCATCCCCTATCTCATCGTCCTATCCAAGGCCGACAAGCTCTCCGGCAATAAAAAGCGGGAACAAATCTCCCGCATCGGGCAATTATTATCTGTAAAAGCTGAAGATATGATCCCCTTCTCCTCATTAACCGGGGCAGGAAAAGAGGCTACCTGGGAGAGATTGGATGAGCTTCTATCTCCGGTGCCGCTAAGCGTCTGA